A stretch of DNA from Coccidioides posadasii str. Silveira chromosome 1, complete sequence:
AGCTTCTGTGGGCTAACAGCCGTGGTAAATAACAGAAGCAAACAAAATGGTACCTGAAACCTGTTTTTGCGACACGGTTAAAAGCGAAACCTTTCTTCAAGGACAACTACGATGCATTTGTCGTCAAGCTGTCCAAGCTGTATGATCTAGTTAGGACGAAAGGGAATCCCGTAAAAGGAGACAATGCCGCCGGTGGCAGTCAGCAGAACTTTATACGGGAGACTACGAAATACTGGGTACATCCGGATAATATTACAGAGCTAAAACTCATTATTTTGAAGGTGAGTATCTCTTCTCAAGGTGTTCGATCACCAGACGCTAACTCAAGGAAATAAAACTAGCATCTTCCAGTACTTGTCTTCAACCCTACTAAAGAATTCGAAGAACGTGATGCAGCTATATCGTCCATTTATTACGATAATCCGGACACGTGGGAGTTGTATATGGGGCGGTTAAAGAAAACTGAAGGTGCAGAGGCCATCAGACTTCGCTGGTACGGCGGAATGGAAAATGAGCAGATATTCGTTGAGAGGAAAACGCATCGGGAAGATTGGACAGGGGAAAAGTCTGTCAAAGCGCGCTTTCCAATGAAGGAGAAACATGTCAATGCCTATCTTTCTGGGAAAATGACCGTGGAGTCTATATTTGAAAAGCTGAGAAAGGAGGGCAAGAAGAGCGAAAAGCAAATCGCCGATTGGGAGCAACTTGCCCGAGAAATTCAGTATCGAGTGATCACTAGGAAACTCGTCCCTGTGACCAGAACCTTCTACCATCGAACCGCTTTCCAGCTACCTGGCGATGCACGAGTCCGGATATCTTTGGATACCGAATTGACGATGGTTCGCGAAGACAACCTCGATGATCGTAGAAGAGCAGGCGACAATTGGAGGCGAATGGACATCGGGGTTGATTACCCATTCCGCCAGCTTCCGGCGGAAGACGTTGAGCGCTTCCCTTATGCGGTCTTAGAAGTCAAACTGCAGACTCAAGCAGGACAAGAGGCCCCTCAATGGATTCGAGAACTAATATCAAGCCATCTGGTTGAAGCTGTTCCAAAGTTCAGCAAGTTCATACATGGGACTGCAAATTTGTTTCCGGACCGAATAAATCTTCTACCATTTTGGATGCCACAAATGGATGTGGACATCAGAAAACCGGCAAGACCGGGCTTTGGCATTGAGAGACCTCCGCAATCCAATCTTTCGACTAGTGAAGACATGATGGACGATGATGAGTCTgaggaagagggagagagagaggttcCCTTCGAAGAAGGTCGAGGCCCACATCCGACCAGTCCAACTCACGAAGATCGTACCAGCCCGTCCCCTGAGCAAGCCCGTGCAGTGACTCGACACGACTTGACGAGCGGTTCAGACTTCCAAGCTCCAGGGAATTTATTGGACATCGAGGAACGCATCGCAGTGCAGGGTTTGCTTGGCGGTGATGATTACCCTCTGTACGACTCTGAGGACGAATCCAATGACCAGGACGAACTCGAAGAAGCAAGAAAAATTGGTGGAATGCGATACTGCGCCAAGCTTGCAAAACACTACGTCCGAAATGCTGGACGTCGGGTCATGCATAGCTTGAAATACATCATGCCAATTCCAAGGCCAACAGAGCTACCAGAAGGCGCAACACCTGGAAGGATACGCAAAGTCTTGGGGAGTGGGCCAATCGAAGTCAAGAGATTCAAAGCTCCCAGGGGTAAACGTAAGTATTCCAGTGCCTATATTCCACGATATGTTTCTCAATTCTGACATATCTCCAGGAATCCATGTCCCGATCCGCGTGGAACCTAAAGTTTACTTCGCCGCGGAGCGCACATTTCTCTCCTGGCTTGAATTCTCCATCTTCCTCAGCACCATCGCTGCCACCTTACTTAACTTTGGGCAAGATACAATCAGTCTTGGTTCAGCATGGGCGTTCACTATCCTTGCGTGCCTAGCGCTGATATATAGCTTCCTTCTGTACATGTGGCGTGTAGACAAGATTCGAAAGCATAGGGATGTCAAAAACGTTTACTATGAGAAGTGGGGGCCCACAGTGTTGTGCTTGGGTGTTGTCGTGGCTATGATGTTGAACTTTGGATTGAGAATTCGAGGGAATTCATAGAGATCGCGGAGTaccttttgcttctctcCATTGCGCCCCATAAGGTCGCGTGTATCATGCTTTGTTAAATACCTTTTGATATGATATGATATGATATGATATGACGGCATTTCCGGGAGATTTGGTTTTCGGAGCCGATCTCACACTAAATTGTTATGTATCATAGGAACATGCACAGAAGTACCAATCGGATTTCGCTTGCTCGTAAAAGCCCTTTGTTAATAGATGGCCAATACTTCAAAA
This window harbors:
- the VTC4 gene encoding vacuolar transporter chaperone (EggNog:ENOG410PFXZ~COG:P~TransMembrane:3 (o715-733i745-764o784-803i)), translating into MRFGEQLRSSLVKEYYWYYIAYDDLKEALKTDYETAPTPQNPNPKRKPWSEEDEKRFVALLESELDKVSTFQKVKSDEIVRRIKASELEVNDVVSRLDQTGGQPAGAARASGAPTDADFLLLEEDLSDIIADVHDLAKYTKLNYTGFQKIIKKHDKQTKWYLKPVFATRLKAKPFFKDNYDAFVVKLSKLYDLVRTKGNPVKGDNAAGGSQQNFIRETTKYWVHPDNITELKLIILKHLPVLVFNPTKEFEERDAAISSIYYDNPDTWELYMGRLKKTEGAEAIRLRWYGGMENEQIFVERKTHREDWTGEKSVKARFPMKEKHVNAYLSGKMTVESIFEKLRKEGKKSEKQIADWEQLAREIQYRVITRKLVPVTRTFYHRTAFQLPGDARVRISLDTELTMVREDNLDDRRRAGDNWRRMDIGVDYPFRQLPAEDVERFPYAVLEVKLQTQAGQEAPQWIRELISSHLVEAVPKFSKFIHGTANLFPDRINLLPFWMPQMDVDIRKPARPGFGIERPPQSNLSTSEDMMDDDESEEEGEREVPFEEGRGPHPTSPTHEDRTSPSPEQARAVTRHDLTSGSDFQAPGNLLDIEERIAVQGLLGGDDYPLYDSEDESNDQDELEEARKIGGMRYCAKLAKHYVRNAGRRVMHSLKYIMPIPRPTELPEGATPGRIRKVLGSGPIEVKRFKAPRGKRIHVPIRVEPKVYFAAERTFLSWLEFSIFLSTIAATLLNFGQDTISLGSAWAFTILACLALIYSFLLYMWRVDKIRKHRDVKNVYYEKWGPTVLCLGVVVAMMLNFGLRIRGNS